TCAGGTAGCGGCCCCGCTCGCCGGAGCCGAGGGCCTTGATCGTGGCGATGGCGTCCTCGGGCGTGGTGTAGAGCTGGTCGTTGATCTCGTTGGCGACACCGTCCTCCTCGCCGCCGACGACGCCGACCTCGATCTCGAGGATGATGTGGGCCGCCGCGCACTTGGCGAGGAGCTCCTCGGCGATCCGGAGGTTGTCCTCCAGCGGCACCGCGGAGCCGTCCCACATGTGCGACTGGAACAGCGGCGCCTCGCCGCGGGCGACGCGCTCGGCGGAGATGTCGAGCAGCGGGCGGACGAAGCCGTCGAGCTTGCCCTCGGGGCAGTGGTCGGTGTGCAGCGCGATGTTGACCGGGTAGTTCTTCGCGACCTCGGCGGCGTAGGCCGCGAACGCCACCGAGCCGGTGACCATGTCCTTGACCGACGGGCCGGAGAGGTACTCCGCGCCGCCGGTCGAGACCTGGATGATGCCGTCGGAGCCGGCGTCGGCGAAGCCCTTGAGTGCGGCGTTGAGCGTCTGCGAGGACGAGACGTTGATGGCCGGGTAGGCGAAGGACCTCTCCTTCGCGGCATCCAGCATCTGGGCGTACACCTCGGGCGTGGCGATGGGCATCTGGAGATCTCCTCTGAAGCGGTCAGGCAGGCCTCTCCAACCCTAGTGGCTACCCGCGAGTCCGATCCGGGCCGACCGGTCGTCTCACCTCGTGACGACCGGCCCGGGCCGATCGGCTCCACCCCCACGGGGACTGGTCGGCGGCCGGGGCCCCGACCTAGGTTTGACGCCGGACCGGCTCGCCAGACCTTGGGAGGGGACGGGTCCGGGGTGTCGTGGGGACATCCCGGGCCCGGGTCCGCCCCACCGCGCCCGACCCGGCGGCAGGCGGGTCACCCGCGCCAGGCGTCGTCGCCGGCGAGGTCGGCGTACTCCCGCACCCAGCTGTGCATCGCGATGGCGGCGGCCGCGCTGGCGTTGATCGAGCGGGTCGAGCCGAACTGGGCGATGGAGAAGGTGCCGTCGCACACCTCGCGCGCCGCCTCGGACAGCCCTGGCCCCTCCTGGCCGAACAGGAAGCACACCCGTCGGGGCAGCTCCATCGTCTCGAGGTGGAGCGAGCCCGGCAGGTTGTCGATGCCCAGCAGCCGCACCGGTCCGCCGCGCTCGGCGGGGAGGGAGTGCAGGTAGGCCGCGAGGCTCTCCGCGTCGGGGTGGTGCCGCACGTGCTGGTAGCGGTCGGTCACCATCGCACCGCGCCGGTTCCAGCGACGGTTGCCGACGATGTGGACCTCGGCGGCGAGGAACGCGTTGGCGGTGCGCACGATCGTGCCGATGTTGAAGTCGTGCTGCCAGTTCTCGATGGCGACGTGGAAGTCATGCCGCCGGGTGTCGAGGTCGGCGACGATCGCCTCGAGGGTCCAGTAGCGGTAGCGGTCGACCACGTTGCGGCGATCGCCGTCGCGGAGCAGGTCGGGGTCCCACTGCTCCCCCTCGGGCCACGGCCCCTCCCACGGACCCACCCCGACCTCGGGCGGACCGTGCGGCATCGGGTCGTACGGCGCCCGCTCGTGCGCCCGGTCCTCGTCCTGCATGGCAGCACCCTAGGCAGCGACGCCGAAGCCGGAGGCCGCGGACCCCGTGGCTAGGGTGACGCGGGTGAGCGCGTTGTGGGACCTGCAGTCCATCCTGTCCTCGGGGTCGTCCTGGGACCTGTCCGCGGGCGTCCAGCCGATGCTGCTCGGCATCGACTGGATGGACCCCAACTGGCTGCTCGAGCGCTTCGGCACCGCGCTGTTCTGGATCAGCCTGCTGATCGTCTTCGTCGAGTGCGGGCTGTTCTTCCCGATCCTGCCCGGCGACACGCTCCTGTTCGCCCTCGGCCTCTTCATCGCCACCGGCCAGCTCGACCTGTTCCCGGGTGGTACGGGCGTCGAGCTGCTCATCGCCGTGCTCGCCCTGACCCTCGCGGCCTTCCTGGGCAATGTGGTGGGCTACGAGATCGGCCGCGCCATCGGTCCCCCGCTCTACGAGCGCGACGGCCGGATCATCAAGCGCAAGTACTTCGACCAGACGACCGCGTTCTTCGACCGCCACGGCAACAAGGCCCTGGTCATCGGCCGCTTCGTGCCCTTCGTGCGCACCTACATCACCGTCGTGGCCGGCGTGACGCGGATGGACCGGGGCCGCTTCTTCGTGTGGAGCCTCGTCGGCGCTGTCCTGTGGGTCGTGTCGATCTGCCTGCTCGGGTTCTTCCTCGGCGACGCGTTCCCGGCGCTCGGCGAGAGCATCGACAAGCTGATCATCGCGATCCTGGCGTTCTCGCTGGTCCCGGTCGCCTACGAATGGTGGCGCCACAAGCGCACCAACGCCCCCGGTGCCGAGATCGGCCCGCAGGACGGCGGGCCCGACCGCGACATCACCGGCCGCGACCTCGACTGACCACCCTCCCGGCGGGGACGGTCGGACGGCGTCAGCCACGGGCCGCGTCGAGGTCGGCGCGGGTCAGCACCGACCGGACCTCGAGCCCGACGTCGGCCAGGGGGTTCTCCCCCGCAGGCGAGCGGTCGATCGCGCAGACGACGACCTCCACGACCGCGCCGAGCTCGCGCAGCGCGTGGGTGGCGTCGCGGACCGCGCCTCCGGTCGTGATCACGTCCTCGATGATCGTCACCCGGCGACCGGCGACGTCCGGGCCCTCGGCGAGCTTGGCCGTGCCGTACTCCTTGGCCTGCTTGCGCACGAACAGCGCCGGCAGGCCGGTCCTGGCCGACACCATCGTGGCGATGGGGATGCCGCCGAGCTCGAGGCCGCCGAGGAGCTCGGTGC
The sequence above is drawn from the Nocardioides sp. zg-1228 genome and encodes:
- the fbaA gene encoding class II fructose-bisphosphate aldolase, encoding MPIATPEVYAQMLDAAKERSFAYPAINVSSSQTLNAALKGFADAGSDGIIQVSTGGAEYLSGPSVKDMVTGSVAFAAYAAEVAKNYPVNIALHTDHCPEGKLDGFVRPLLDISAERVARGEAPLFQSHMWDGSAVPLEDNLRIAEELLAKCAAAHIILEIEVGVVGGEEDGVANEINDQLYTTPEDAIATIKALGSGERGRYLTALTFGNVHGVYKPGNVKLRPEILKSAQEAAASELGLGADARPFDLVFHGGSGSTAQEISDAVDFGVVKMNVDTDTQYAFTRPVAGHMFSNYDGVLKVDGEVGNKKAYDPRAWGKAAEAGMAARVVEACENLRSAGTALGR
- a CDS encoding VTT domain-containing protein, which produces MSALWDLQSILSSGSSWDLSAGVQPMLLGIDWMDPNWLLERFGTALFWISLLIVFVECGLFFPILPGDTLLFALGLFIATGQLDLFPGGTGVELLIAVLALTLAAFLGNVVGYEIGRAIGPPLYERDGRIIKRKYFDQTTAFFDRHGNKALVIGRFVPFVRTYITVVAGVTRMDRGRFFVWSLVGAVLWVVSICLLGFFLGDAFPALGESIDKLIIAILAFSLVPVAYEWWRHKRTNAPGAEIGPQDGGPDRDITGRDLD
- a CDS encoding TrmH family RNA methyltransferase; translated protein: MPHGPPEVGVGPWEGPWPEGEQWDPDLLRDGDRRNVVDRYRYWTLEAIVADLDTRRHDFHVAIENWQHDFNIGTIVRTANAFLAAEVHIVGNRRWNRRGAMVTDRYQHVRHHPDAESLAAYLHSLPAERGGPVRLLGIDNLPGSLHLETMELPRRVCFLFGQEGPGLSEAAREVCDGTFSIAQFGSTRSINASAAAAIAMHSWVREYADLAGDDAWRG
- the pyrE gene encoding orotate phosphoribosyltransferase; its protein translation is MNPDATPDAALAADIDAACRLTGQFTLRSGQVADTYFDKYLFEAQPALLERVAARVADLLPEGTELLGGLELGGIPIATMVSARTGLPALFVRKQAKEYGTAKLAEGPDVAGRRVTIIEDVITTGGAVRDATHALRELGAVVEVVVCAIDRSPAGENPLADVGLEVRSVLTRADLDAARG